One Phaseolus vulgaris cultivar G19833 chromosome 2, P. vulgaris v2.0, whole genome shotgun sequence DNA window includes the following coding sequences:
- the LOC137811634 gene encoding putative ubiquitin-conjugating enzyme E2 38, with the protein MDLHENPQNSGMKKRKPEQDDALISDHGNSMSVGESSGSGDLCKSSTSGSLNSNNQNGSTSDISCPEDEDMIDDDADMIDDDDADEDADYAFGYNDDIYEDDYSSMQDQFDSVDLPPGVEASLPWLKDISSSECKQAVAFPRTESSSKGKVDETNDTVMQKFQQFKQFDTVDSFPDHHYDKEGTSESQKPKNWAKKIQEEWKILEENLPDTIFVRVSESKMELLRVVIIGPQGTPYHDGLFFFDCLFPSCYPAVPPKVHYHSGGLRLNPNLYQCGKVCLSLLGTWHGKNSENWITEKSTMLQVLVSIQALILNEKPFFNEPGYISTYPGAEGQRRSKEYNENTFILSLKTMMYTLRKPPKPFEDFVAGHFRNRAYFLLTACKSYVEGAPVGSVVHNLVPSISSTTAANGQKEFQSAVSRMMNTLIAFFTKNGSTDCDEFRSLEIYNLSSVATANLEVYKIESSGTTTLTQV; encoded by the exons ATGGATCTTCACGAAAACCCCCAGAATTCTGGGATGAAGAAACGAAAGCCGGAGCAG GATGATGCTTTGATCAGTGATCATGGAAATTCTATGAGTGTAGGAGAGTCATCTGGGAGTGGTGATCTCTGCAAGAGTTCTACCTCGGGATCACTGAATTCAAACAATCAAAATGGTTCCACTTCTGACATTTCATGTCCAGAAGATGAGGATATGATTGATGATGATGCAGATatgattgatgatgatgatgcagATGAAGATGCTGATTATGCTTTTGGTTACAATGATGATATTTATGAAGATGATTATTCAAGTATGCAGGATCAATTTGACAGTGTGGATTTACCTCCTGGGGTGGAGGCATCCCTGCCTTGGTTGAAGGACATTTCTTCTAGTGAATGCAAGCAAGCTGTTGCCTTTCCCCGTACAGAATCTAGTTCGAAGGGAAAGGTGGATGAAACTAATGATACGGTCATGCAGAAGTTTCAACAATTCAAGCAATTTGATACTGTTGATTCTTTTCCTGATCATCACTATGATAAGGAGGGAACTTCAGAGTCACAG AAACCTAAAAATTGGGCCAAAAAGATCCAGGAGGAATGGAAAATTTTAGAGGAAAATCTGCCTG ACACAATCTTTGTGAGAGTTAGTGAATCAAAGATGGAGCTTCTAAGGGTTGTCATCATTGGACCTCAAGGCACCCCATATCATGATGGTCTTTTCTTTTTTGATTGCCTCTTTCCTTCTTGCTATCCTGCAGTTCCACCG AAAGTTCACTACCACTCAGGTGGCCTAAGACTAAATCCAAATTTATATCAATGTGGAAAAGTCTGCCTTAGTCTTTTGGGAACTTGGCATGGTAAGAATAGTGAGAACTGGATTACAGAAAAATCAACCATGCTACAAGTATTGGTTTCAATACAAGCTCTAATTCTAAACGAGAAGCCTTTCTTTAATGAGCCTGGATATATATCAACATATCCTGGTGCGGAGGGGCAAAGAAGATCTAAGGAGTACAATGagaatacatttattttatccTTGAAGACAATGATGTATACCCTGCGTAAACCTCCAAAG CCCTTTGAGGATTTTGTTGCAGGGCATTTCCGAAACCGAGCATATTTCCTGCTGACAGCATGTAAATCATACGTGGAGGGGGCTCCGGTTGGGTCGGTTGTACATAATCTAGTTCCAAGTATTAGTTCTACAACTGCGGCTAACGGCCAAAAGGAATTCCAGTCAGCTGTGAGTAGGATGATGAATACTCTTATTGCATTTTTCACCAAAAATGGCTCCACAGACTGTGATGAGTTTCGATCTCTTGAGATTTATAACTTGTCTTCTGTGGCTACTGCAAACTTAGAGGTTTACAAGATAGAGTCTTCTGGCACAACAACATTGACCCAGGTGTGA
- the LOC137811635 gene encoding uncharacterized protein, whose protein sequence is MNWIQRKIYLYNVTFGLYMLDWWERCTFNILVIVLMCFVLRYATRFFKRYVC, encoded by the exons ATGAATTGGATTCAGCGCAAGATCTACCTTTACAATGTGACTTTTGGGCTCTATATGTTGGATTGGTGGGAGCGTTGTACTTTCA ATATTTTGGTGATTGTATTAATGTGTTTCGTCCTTCGATATGCTACTCGGTTCTTCAAGAG GTATGTTTGCTAA
- the LOC137809398 gene encoding uncharacterized protein, which yields MPYTNAFDVLFKSVNMHLVATSPIVNKVAKLWCLSVPNLVQNFLVHAQFISVLVKNCFDHSPILASLASNSLRKVNTFRFFSMWLQDTSCMKLIHDSWANKVVGCPMFILQHKLKRLKLELRDWNKNSFGNVHNAVLFKQGILLGIQKNLETASLSDSDGLLCQEKIAKEELDHALHCQYLFWKERAKMLWFKDGDRNTAFFHAMVKRRNNSSGIHRLRIDNEEIIGTDVCNAVQQFFKQNWVLPGMNSNVVSLIPKIQEEVLSRGISKLVNDKKILNMASPKGLSDRASIPDTVSQFWSGYDWNIPLSLQHMPQFFNHIMVREEQDIPNWTLDESGRFTLKSTRTFFLEPGVPCDWDFRKRLKFLRLFR from the exons ATGCCGTACACTAATGCTTTCGAtgtccttttcaaatctgttaatatgcatttggtggctacgtctcctattgttaataaagttgctaagctttggtgtttgtcggttcctaatcttgtccaaaatttcttggttCATGCTCAATTTATCTCT gttcttgttaaaaattgttttgatcattcccctattcttgctagtcttgctagtaattctttgcgGAAGGTTAACActtttcgtttcttttctatgtggcttcaggacacttcgtgtatgaagcttattcatgattcttgggctaataaggttgttggttgtcctatgtttatcttgcaacataagttaaaaaggttgaaacttgAGCTTCGAGattggaataaaaattcttttggtaatgttcacaatgcagtTCTTTTTAAGCAGGGTATCCTCCTTGGTATTCAAAAAAacttagagactgctagtttgtCTGATAGTGATGGGCTTCtttgtcaagaaaagattgctaaggaggagcttgatcatgctcttcactgtcaatatttgttttggaaagaaagggctaagaTGTTATGGTTCAAGGATGGAGATCGTAATACCGCTTTTTTCCATGCTAtggtcaaaaggagaaataattctagtgggattcatcgtctacggattgataatgag gaaattattgggacagatgtttgtaATGCTGTTCAACAGttctttaaacaaaattgggttctccctggaatgaacagtaatgtggtatctcttattcctaagattcagg aggaagttcttagtagaggtatctctaagcttgtgaatgataagaagattttaaatatggctAGTCCGaaag ggttatctgataGGGCTAGCATTCcagatacagtctctcaattttggtcaggttatgattggaatattcccttatctTTACAGCATATGCCGcagttttttaatcatatcatggttagagaggaacaagatattcctaattggactctagatgagtctggtcgtttcactcttaaatcgactaggacttttttcttggaaccaggagttccatgTGATTGGG atttcaggaaaAGATTGaagtttctaaggctatttcggtaa
- the LOC137809400 gene encoding floral homeotic protein AGAMOUS-like: MGRGRIPMDLIEKEKARKTTFQKRKNGLMKKVYEFSTLCSVDVGVIIFASKFLDEPEIWPQDPRKLKCVIEKYLNTTSDRRPKVYDVEEYFSERMKRIEGDISKVQKGKIQLMYPTWDDSYDALGEEQLRMFVSILDSKLDVCTQRMNMLKQDSNGKAIVELVKDEAGVPYMAQNLGSHLNFMQNMSQTQVFPPNDNSQVPFYPFHLSQNVPSLFQLGQNFRQLMEKNGTVDWGNQVGASDDHKMGTQQENGSDKNQNSSSSCYYNGNMQTMQAYNNGALQTLPSQLQFDATFQTLSNRPGPPRGFDPNGYDDSNMLQPQFLNYMHRRK; the protein is encoded by the coding sequence ATGGGGCGTGGAAGAATACCTATGGATCTGATTGAAAAAGAGAAGGCTCGAAAGACAACatttcaaaagagaaagaacGGATTGATGAAGAAAGTTTACGAGTTTTCGACTCTTTGTTCGGTGGATGTTGGTGTAATTATCTTTGCATCAAAGTTTCTTGATGAACCTGAAATATGGCCACAAGATCCAAGAAAGTTAAAATGTGTGATCGAGAAATATCTGAACACCACCAGTGATAGGCGTCCGAAGGTGTATGATGTGGAAGAGTATTTCAGTGAAAGGATGAAAAGGATTGAAGGTGATATTTCCAAAGTGCAGAAAGGGAAGATCCAGCTCATGTACCCAACCTGGGATGACTCTTACGATGCTCTTGGAGAGGAACAGTTGAGGATGTTTGTTAGCATTCTGGATTCTAAGCTTGATGTTTGTACTCAAAGGATGAATATGTTGAAGCAAGATTCAAACGGGAAAGCAATAGTAGAATTAGTCAAAGATGAAGCAGGTGTTCCCTACATGGCCCAAAATTTAGGTAGTCATCTCAATTTCATGCAGAACATGTCTCAGACACAGGTTTTCCCTCCTAATGATAACAGCCAAGTACCATTTTATCCATTTCATCTAAGCCAAAATGTACCTTCTTTGTTTCAACTGGGCCAAAACTTTAGGCAATTGATGGAAAAAAATGGAACTGTGGATTGGGGTAATCAAGTTGGTGCAAGTGATGATCACAAAATGGGTACACAACAGGAGAATGGATCAGACAAAAACCAAAACTCCTCATCATCATGTTATTACAATGGAAATATGCAAACAATGCAGGCATATAATAATGGTGCTTTGCAAACTCTTCCTTCTCAATTGCAGTTCGATGCAACATTCCAGACCCTGTCAAATCGACCAGGTCCACCACGGGGATTTGACCCTAATGGCTATGATGATTCAAATATGCTTCAACCTCAGTTTTTAAACTATATGCACAGGAGGAAGTAG
- the LOC137809401 gene encoding uncharacterized protein, with the protein MSEVWHVLKKSLHCKSHSSEVHDPQESRRDERKKHSKSVRDERNKRQSENQVSHEIFFDRSSGEIKICPCYPSSQGHEDGNGIEEPPSATILSSKTLCVDCDECHVFSKKKVVKDSNHHPPISTRHRQREDKIKSSHTVEQQENAHLHSVIQLEREDSSSKIIEQICEGNFMENKEEQIECVLRVQSKKETFAWYEECREMVRVKAERVEKEHPRCIVDGNEVLRFHGTTVACSIASNHSSSTLCTLDQCGVCQILKHGFSSNQQSFHGALGVCTTSTSGKAIHSISSSNNKSALRKCVILCRVIAGRIHNPLQEIKEMSDPGFDSLVKKMRDLSEIEELIVFNPRAVLPCFLVIYKI; encoded by the exons ATGTCAGAGGTTTGGCATGTTCTGAAGAAATCACTTCATTGCAAATCTCATTCATCAGAAGTTCATGATCCGCAGGAAAGTAGAAGAGATGAGAGAAAGAAACATTCTAAGAGTGTGAGAGATGAGAGAAATAAGAGACAGTCAGAAAACCAAGTTAGCCATGAAATTTTCTTTGATAGATCAAGTGGTGAGATTAAGATTTGTCCATGTTATCCTAGTTCTCAAGGCCATGAAGATGGGAATGGTATAGAAGAGCCTCCTTCTGCAACAATACTTTCATCAAAAACACTTTGTGTTGATTGTGATGAATGTCATGTTTTCTCAAAGAAAAAGGTGGTCAAAGATTCTAATCATCATCCCCCAATATCAACACGTCATCGTCAACGTGAAGACAAAATCAAATCTAGTCACACTGTTGAACAACAAGAAAATGCCCATCTACATTCAG TGATCCAACTTGAGAGAGAAGATTCCTCTAGCAAGATCATCGAACAAATATGTGAAGGTAACTTTAtggaaaataaagaagaacaaaTTGAATGTGTTCTGAGAGTCCAAAGCAAGAAAGAAACGTTTGCATGGTATGAGGAATGTAGGGAAATGGTAAGGGTGAAAGCAGAAAGGGTAGAAAAGGAGCACCCGAGATGCATTGTTGATGGAAATGAGGTATTGAGATTTCATGGCACAACAGTAGCATGTTCCATTGCTTCAAATCATTCTTCTTCTACCCTTTGCACTTTAGACCAATGTGGAGTGTGTCAAATTCTCAAGCATGGTTTTTCCTCCAACCAACAATCATTTCATGGTGCACTTGGGGTTTGCACCACTTCTACCAGTGGAAAAGCCATTCATTCAATTTCTTCATCCAACAACAAATCTGCCCTCAGAAAATGTGTAATCCTGTGCAGAGTAATTGCTGGGAGAATCCATAATCCTCTACAAGAGATTAAGGAAATGTCTGATCCAGGGTTTGATTCTTTGGTAAAGAAAATGAGAGACCTCTCAGAGATTGAAGAACTCATTGTTTTCAACCCTAGAGCTGTGCTTCCTTGCTTTCTGGTAATCTACAAAATCTGA